In one Grus americana isolate bGruAme1 chromosome 1, bGruAme1.mat, whole genome shotgun sequence genomic region, the following are encoded:
- the PCF11 gene encoding pre-mRNA cleavage complex 2 protein Pcf11 isoform X2, with protein sequence MSAPESSAGSSEAREDACRDYQSSLEDLTFNSKPHINMLTILAEENVPFAKDIVSLIEAQIAKAPASEKLPVMYLMDSIVKNVGREYLTAFTKNLVATFICVFEKVDENTRKSLFKLRSTWDDIFPLKKLYALDVRVNSLDPAWPIKPLPPNVNTSSIHVNPKFLNKSPEESTAPTSAVTSGASTPPVVPEIQKNLTQEQLIRQQLLAKQKQLLELQQKKLELELEQTKAQLAVSLSVQQGSSTIASVPAPSKQRMSPTPHMTVKPPHQMAVQPEKTKPSPSPPLHDVKIVNRDPRLNRMAQHSSHAKDQSHRKEFPPNTTSQSDTKANKTTQAEKQNSTKQEKLKASEKTQKKELDQSEAKSKSPSPLKNKLPSAKDTKTQECESAKVSEISKRDPRLKRHLQDKSEGKEEEVKEKRRSTEKKEKEEHKTCEHRPVGSRNKVVNGAVQKQDTTTEESEKQSGKQGRSSSRKRSRSRSPKARSPSTHSPKRRERRSPKRRLRSLSPTSSTPKIAKTRQIGPKQSHVEEGTQAARDERNSNKRNVKQEVRDPRRVKKAQEDRPQETASQHSTKASPDPKENAENWQGSKSGKRWKSGWEENKNSQQNEEHQALGKSPHQRHRENWPAGKGILSPRAPKQQHRLSVDANLQIPKELTSASKRELLKKANERLTSGEITQDEFLMVAHQIRQLFQYQEGKHRCNVWDSPTEEKCGLKKKPLLSDAELTYYEHKAKLKRTQVQHSLSRLDLLDPDDILDYHLPDALLSGIECEQAKAKRGVQFDRKEPFGERSRRHSPVSGTNRPFADNLSPLESRRRLEEQNATKGARGSKNFDPYDSWGESDEFRDALRQQGKSTTEFQKIDGDAICRFDNREERQLLGQAGVREEPRSPFSDRFKRARYEDPEKAPFPESPGSRFGGIEAKQRISALMEDRPLFDGSPRQATARVGVDGQGSPFVDGPAAGSSSRIDGPAGQAAMRFEGPLVAAGASQFDGPLAGAGGAGALRFDGPPGQLAGALRFEGPPGQVGGGGPLRFEGPLGQIGGPLRFEGPAGQPVGGPRFEGPGVGLRFEGPRGQPSGGLRFEGPHGQPMGPRGQPGGGLRFEGPHGQPLGPHGQPGGGLRFEGPHLQPLGPHGQPGGGLRFEGPHGQPMGPHGPSGGGLRFEGPHGPSGGGLRLEGPHGQPGVGPRLIDGPVHQGAGGLRFDGPLGRAGPRFDGCHAAGFDGQPGQLSLLQRFDGIHGQPGPRFERAPGQQAQPRFDTAIPQRFDGPHQPASRFDLPLGLQGARFENVANHPASRLEMSYGQGGPFVDHPGQGYNGPSHGMQFQRPDLFDGSPGPNFNGPGGPGAQNFPLRGAGHYFDEKSLQGPQYGNFNNMPMGSNQVSLMSAQPGPYGQGQQYLPNPGSFVQNPAGALPHSYPDNHLGQLDVNELFAKLLSTGILKLSKTDSTSALNETSSQPAAEEEDDDQNEDQNVPDLTNFTVEELRQRYDSVINRLYTGIQCYSCGMRFTTSQTDVYADHLDWHYRQNRTEKDVSRKITHRRWYYSLTDWIEFEEIADLEERAKSQFFEKAHEEVVLKTQEAAKEKEFQSVPAGPAGAVESCEICQEQFEQYWDEEEEEWHLKNAIRVDEKIYHPSCYEDYQNTSSFDCTPSPSKTPVENPLNLMLNIVKQETQESCDSPKVKEEPDDTPTACAEESTPASTDVKTEPDESV encoded by the exons ATGTCGGCCCCGGAGAGCAGCGCTGGTAGCAGCGAGGCCCGGGAGGACGCGTGCCGCGATTACCAGTCGTCGCTGGAGGACCTGACGTTCAACAGCAAGCCGCACATCAACATGCTGACCATCCTGGCCGAGGAGAACGTGCCCTTCGCCAAGGACATCGTCTCCCTGATCGAGGCGCAAATCGCCAAG GCTCCTGCATCAGAGAAGCTCCCTGTTATGTACCTTATGGATTCCATTGTCAAGAATGTGGGAAGAGAATATCTTACTGCATTTACTAAAAACCTAGTTGCAacatttatttgtgtatttgaaAAG gTGGATGAAAATACTaggaaaagtttatttaaattacGCTCCACATGGgatgatatttttcctttgaagaaactGTATGCACTTGATGTCAGAGTCAACTCATTAGATCCTGCTTGGCCAATTAAACCTCTGCCCCCAAATGTGAATACTTCTAGCATCCATGTGAATCctaagtttttaaataaatcg cCAGAGGAATCTACTGCACCTACCTCTGCTGTCACTTCTGGTGCCTCTACTCCTCCAGTTGTTcctgaaatacaaaagaatTTGACACAGGAGCAACTGATAAGGCAGCAATTgcttgcaaagcaaaagcagttGTTAGaacttcagcaaaaaaaattagagcTGGAGCTGGAACAGACTAAAGCACAGTTG GCTGTATCTCTTAGTGTTCAGCAAGGATCATCTACTATAGCTTCAGTTCCAGCACCTTCCAAGCAACGTATGTCTCCCACACCTCATATGACAGTTAAACCACCTCATCAGATGGCTGTGCAAcctgaaaaaaccaaaccatcccCAAGTCCTCCACTTCATGATGTTAAAATAGTAAATAGGGATCCTCGACTGAATAGGATGGCTCAACATTCTTCTCATGCTAAAGATCAATCTCATAGGAAAGAATTTCCACCGAACACAACCAGTCAGTCTGATACCaaggcaaacaaaacaacacaggctgaaaaacaaaactcaacaaagcaagaaaaattgaaagcaagtgaaaaaacacagaagaaggAACTTGACCAGTCAGAAGCAAAATCTAAATCACCATcccctttaaaaaataagctacCCAGTGCTAAAGATACTAAAACCCAGGAATGTGAAAGCGCAAAAGTATCTGAAATTAGTAAGCGGGATCCAAGACTGAAAAGACATCTTCAAGATAAGTCAGAGGgcaaagaggaggaggtgaaagaaaagaggagaagtacagagaaaaaagaaaaagaggaacaTAAGACGTGTGAACACAGACCAGTAGGCAGCAGAAATAAAGTAGTTAATGGTGCTGTTCAGAAGCAAGACACGACTACAGAGGAGTCTGAAAAACAGAGTGGAAAACAGGGGAGATCAAGTAGTAGAAAACGGTCACGATCACGCTCTCCTAAGGCACGGTCACCATCTACACATTCTCCAAAAAGACGAGAGAGGCGATCACCCAAAAGAAGACTTAGGAGTTTATCTCCCACTTCATCAACTCCTAAAATTGCAAAGACACGTCAGATCGGCCCTAAGCAGTCTCACGTTGAGGAAGGCACACAAGCAGCAAGAGATGAAAGAAATTCCAATAAGAGAAATGTTAAACAAGAGGTGCGAGATCCAAGGAGGGTGAAAAAAGCCCAAGAAGACAGGCCCCAAGAAACAGCAAGCCAGCATTCGACAAAAGCTTCTCCTGATCCAAAGGAGAATGCAGAAAACTGGCAAGGATCCAAATCAGGCAAGAGGTGGAAATCTGgttgggaagaaaataaaaa CTCACAGCAGAATGAAGAACACCAAGCACTCGGTAAATCCCCTCACCAAAGACACCGGGAAAACTGGCCTGCTGGTAAAGGAATTTTATCACCCCGAgcaccaaagcagcagcaccggTTAAGTGTGGATGCTAATTTACAGATTCCCAAAGAATTGACATCTGCAAGCAAGAGAGAATTACTTAAGAAG GCCAATGAACGCTTAACATCCGGTGAAATAACACAAGATGAGTTCCTCATGGTAGCTCATCAGATCCGACAGCTGTTCCAGTATCAGGAAGGAAAGCACAGATGTAATGTCTGGGATAGCCCGACAGAGGAAAAATGTGgtttgaaaaagaaacctcTTCTATCAGATGCAGAATTAACATATTATGAACATAAGGCTAAACTAAAAAGAACACAAGTTCAGCATTCATTGTCGAGGCTTGATCTGTTGGATCCTGATGATATTTTGGATTATCATTTGCCTGATGCATTGCTTTCTGGGATAGAATGTGAGCAAGCAAAAGCCAAGCGTGGAGTACAGTTTGACAGAAAAGAACCATTTGGAGAAAGGTCAAGGAGACACTCTCCTGTAAGTGGCACTAATAGACCTTTTGCCGATAACCTTTCACCACTTGAGAGTCGGCGAAGACTTGAGGAACAAAATGCTACTAAGGGAGCAAGAGGTTCTAAGAACTTCGATCCTTATGACAGCTGGGGAGAATCAGATGAGTTTAGAGATGCTCTCAGACAACAGGGGAAAAGCACAACAGAGTTCCAGAAAATAGATGGTGATGCAATCTGCAGATTTGATAATCGTGAAGAGAGACAGCTTCTTGGGCAAGCTG GTGTTCGAGAGGAACCAAGATCACCATTCAGCGACCGTTTCAAAAGAGCTAGGTATGAAGATCCAGAGAAAGCACCGTTTCCGGAAAGTCCAGGATCAAGATTTGGAGGCATTGAAGCAAAGCAGAGGATAAGTGCACTAATGGAAGACAGACCTCTATTTGACGGCTCACCGAGACAGGCCACTGCAAGGGTTGGGGTAGATGGACAAGGAAGTCCTTTTGTTGATGGTCCTGCTGCTGGTTCAAGTTCCAGAATTGATGGGCCAGCTGGACAGGCCGCCATGAGATTTGAGGGGCCTTTGGTGGCGGCAGGTGCATCTCAGTTTGATGGACcactggcaggagcaggaggagctggagccctAAGATTTGATGGGCCACCAGGGCAGCTGGCAGGTGCCTTGAGGTTTGAAGGACCCCCAGGACAAGTTGGTGGAGGAGGTCCACTGAGGTTTGAGGGACCTCTTGGGCAGATAGGAGGGCCTTTGCGGTTTGAGGGGCCTGCAGGACAGCCTGTAGGTGGTCCCAGATTTGAAGGACCTGGAGTTGGTCTCAGGTTTGAGGGTCCCCGTGGCCAGCCTTCAGGTGGTCTCAGGTTTGAGGGACCTCATGGTCAACCTATGGGGCCTCGAGGTCAACCAGGGGGTGGTCTCAGGTTTGAGGGACCCCATGGTCAGCCCTTGGGGCCTCATGGTCAACCAGGGGGTGGCCTCAGGTTTGAGGGGCCACATTTACAGCCATTGGGACCCCATGGTCAACCTGGAGGTGGCCTCCGATTTGAGGGGCCACATGGTCAGCCTATGGGGCCACATGGACCATCAGGTGGTGGGCTCAGATTTGAGGGGCCACATGGACCATCAGGTGGTGGGCTCAGATTGGAAGGACCGCATGGTCAGCCAGGTGTAGGTCCTAGGTTGATTGATGGACCAGTACACCAGGGAGCTGGTGGACTTAGATTTGATGGTCCTTTGGGTCGGGCCGGTCCGAGATTTGATGGTTGTCATGCAGCTGGATTTGATGGTCAGCCTGGACAGCTCTCTCTCTTGCAAAGATTTGATGGAATTCATGGACAGCCTGGTCCAAGATTTGAAAGGGCGCCTGGCCAACAGGCACAACCACGATTCGATACAGCCATACCTCAAAGATTTGATGGACCTCACCAGCCAGCCTCTAGATTTGACTTGCCCCTTGGCCTTCAAGGTGCGCGTTTTGAAAATGTAGCTAACCATCCTGCCTCAAGACTAGAAATGTCTTACGGACAAGGCGGTCCATTTGTCGACCATCCCGGCCAGGGCTACAATGGACCATCTCATGGGATGCAGTTCCAGAGGCCTGATCTGTTTGATGGTTCGCCTGGACCAAATTTCAATGGGCCAGGTGGCCCAGGAGCACAGAATTTCCCATTGAGAGGAGCTGGACATTACTTTGATGAAAAAAGTCTTCAGGGTCCTCAATATGGAAACTTCAATAATATGCCAATGGGAAGTAATCAG GTTTCTCTCATGTCTGCTCAACCAGGGCCTTATGGCCAAGGTCAACAGTATTTGCCAAATCCTGGAAGTTTTGTTCAGAATCCTGCAG GAGCCCTTCCACATTCGTATCCTGATAACCACCTTGGGCAGCTTGATGTCAATGAATTGTTTGCTAAACTGTTGTCAACAGGGATCCTCAAACTGTCAAAAACTGATTCCACTTCAGCAC TGAATGAAACATCATCCCAGCCAGCTGCTGAAGAGGAAGACGATGACCAGAATGAAGATCAAAATGTCCCAGACCTCACTAACTTCACAGTTGAAGAACTTAGACA GCGTTATGATAGTGTAATAAATCGACTGTACACTGGAATTCAGTGTTACTCATGTGGAATGAGATTCACTACTTCACAGACAGATGTGTATGCGGATCATTTAGATTGGCATTATCGTCAGAACCGGACAGAAAAAGATGTTAGCAGAAAAATTACACACAGAAGATGGTACTACAGTTTAACA GATTGGATTGAATTTGAAGAAATAGCCGATTTAGAGGAGCGTGCAAAGAGCCAGTTCTTTGAAAAAGCTCACGAAGAGGTTGTGTTGAAGACACAAGAAGCTGCGAAAGAGAAGGAGTTTCAGAGTGTCCCTGCGGGACCAGCTGGAGCAGTTGAG AGCTGTGAAATTTGCCAAGAGCAATTTGAACAGTAttgggatgaggaagaggaagagtgGCATCTGAAGAATGCTATCAGAGTAGATGAAAAG
- the PCF11 gene encoding pre-mRNA cleavage complex 2 protein Pcf11 isoform X1: protein MSAPESSAGSSEAREDACRDYQSSLEDLTFNSKPHINMLTILAEENVPFAKDIVSLIEAQIAKAPASEKLPVMYLMDSIVKNVGREYLTAFTKNLVATFICVFEKVDENTRKSLFKLRSTWDDIFPLKKLYALDVRVNSLDPAWPIKPLPPNVNTSSIHVNPKFLNKSPEESTAPTSAVTSGASTPPVVPEIQKNLTQEQLIRQQLLAKQKQLLELQQKKLELELEQTKAQLAVSLSVQQGSSTIASVPAPSKQRMSPTPHMTVKPPHQMAVQPEKTKPSPSPPLHDVKIVNRDPRLNRMAQHSSHAKDQSHRKEFPPNTTSQSDTKANKTTQAEKQNSTKQEKLKASEKTQKKELDQSEAKSKSPSPLKNKLPSAKDTKTQECESAKVSEISKRDPRLKRHLQDKSEGKEEEVKEKRRSTEKKEKEEHKTCEHRPVGSRNKVVNGAVQKQDTTTEESEKQSGKQGRSSSRKRSRSRSPKARSPSTHSPKRRERRSPKRRLRSLSPTSSTPKIAKTRQIGPKQSHVEEGTQAARDERNSNKRNVKQEVRDPRRVKKAQEDRPQETASQHSTKASPDPKENAENWQGSKSGKRWKSGWEENKNSQQNEEHQALGKSPHQRHRENWPAGKGILSPRAPKQQHRLSVDANLQIPKELTSASKRELLKKANERLTSGEITQDEFLMVAHQIRQLFQYQEGKHRCNVWDSPTEEKCGLKKKPLLSDAELTYYEHKAKLKRTQVQHSLSRLDLLDPDDILDYHLPDALLSGIECEQAKAKRGVQFDRKEPFGERSRRHSPVSGTNRPFADNLSPLESRRRLEEQNATKGARGSKNFDPYDSWGESDEFRDALRQQGKSTTEFQKIDGDAICRFDNREERQLLGQAGVREEPRSPFSDRFKRARYEDPEKAPFPESPGSRFGGIEAKQRISALMEDRPLFDGSPRQATARVGVDGQGSPFVDGPAAGSSSRIDGPAGQAAMRFEGPLVAAGASQFDGPLAGAGGAGALRFDGPPGQLAGALRFEGPPGQVGGGGPLRFEGPLGQIGGPLRFEGPAGQPVGGPRFEGPGVGLRFEGPRGQPSGGLRFEGPHGQPMGPRGQPGGGLRFEGPHGQPLGPHGQPGGGLRFEGPHLQPLGPHGQPGGGLRFEGPHGQPMGPHGPSGGGLRFEGPHGPSGGGLRLEGPHGQPGVGPRLIDGPVHQGAGGLRFDGPLGRAGPRFDGCHAAGFDGQPGQLSLLQRFDGIHGQPGPRFERAPGQQAQPRFDTAIPQRFDGPHQPASRFDLPLGLQGARFENVANHPASRLEMSYGQGGPFVDHPGQGYNGPSHGMQFQRPDLFDGSPGPNFNGPGGPGAQNFPLRGAGHYFDEKSLQGPQYGNFNNMPMGSNQVSLMSAQPGPYGQGQQYLPNPGSFVQNPAGALPHSYPDNHLGQLDVNELFAKLLSTGILKLSKTDSTSAQVNETSSQPAAEEEDDDQNEDQNVPDLTNFTVEELRQRYDSVINRLYTGIQCYSCGMRFTTSQTDVYADHLDWHYRQNRTEKDVSRKITHRRWYYSLTDWIEFEEIADLEERAKSQFFEKAHEEVVLKTQEAAKEKEFQSVPAGPAGAVESCEICQEQFEQYWDEEEEEWHLKNAIRVDEKIYHPSCYEDYQNTSSFDCTPSPSKTPVENPLNLMLNIVKQETQESCDSPKVKEEPDDTPTACAEESTPASTDVKTEPDESV, encoded by the exons ATGTCGGCCCCGGAGAGCAGCGCTGGTAGCAGCGAGGCCCGGGAGGACGCGTGCCGCGATTACCAGTCGTCGCTGGAGGACCTGACGTTCAACAGCAAGCCGCACATCAACATGCTGACCATCCTGGCCGAGGAGAACGTGCCCTTCGCCAAGGACATCGTCTCCCTGATCGAGGCGCAAATCGCCAAG GCTCCTGCATCAGAGAAGCTCCCTGTTATGTACCTTATGGATTCCATTGTCAAGAATGTGGGAAGAGAATATCTTACTGCATTTACTAAAAACCTAGTTGCAacatttatttgtgtatttgaaAAG gTGGATGAAAATACTaggaaaagtttatttaaattacGCTCCACATGGgatgatatttttcctttgaagaaactGTATGCACTTGATGTCAGAGTCAACTCATTAGATCCTGCTTGGCCAATTAAACCTCTGCCCCCAAATGTGAATACTTCTAGCATCCATGTGAATCctaagtttttaaataaatcg cCAGAGGAATCTACTGCACCTACCTCTGCTGTCACTTCTGGTGCCTCTACTCCTCCAGTTGTTcctgaaatacaaaagaatTTGACACAGGAGCAACTGATAAGGCAGCAATTgcttgcaaagcaaaagcagttGTTAGaacttcagcaaaaaaaattagagcTGGAGCTGGAACAGACTAAAGCACAGTTG GCTGTATCTCTTAGTGTTCAGCAAGGATCATCTACTATAGCTTCAGTTCCAGCACCTTCCAAGCAACGTATGTCTCCCACACCTCATATGACAGTTAAACCACCTCATCAGATGGCTGTGCAAcctgaaaaaaccaaaccatcccCAAGTCCTCCACTTCATGATGTTAAAATAGTAAATAGGGATCCTCGACTGAATAGGATGGCTCAACATTCTTCTCATGCTAAAGATCAATCTCATAGGAAAGAATTTCCACCGAACACAACCAGTCAGTCTGATACCaaggcaaacaaaacaacacaggctgaaaaacaaaactcaacaaagcaagaaaaattgaaagcaagtgaaaaaacacagaagaaggAACTTGACCAGTCAGAAGCAAAATCTAAATCACCATcccctttaaaaaataagctacCCAGTGCTAAAGATACTAAAACCCAGGAATGTGAAAGCGCAAAAGTATCTGAAATTAGTAAGCGGGATCCAAGACTGAAAAGACATCTTCAAGATAAGTCAGAGGgcaaagaggaggaggtgaaagaaaagaggagaagtacagagaaaaaagaaaaagaggaacaTAAGACGTGTGAACACAGACCAGTAGGCAGCAGAAATAAAGTAGTTAATGGTGCTGTTCAGAAGCAAGACACGACTACAGAGGAGTCTGAAAAACAGAGTGGAAAACAGGGGAGATCAAGTAGTAGAAAACGGTCACGATCACGCTCTCCTAAGGCACGGTCACCATCTACACATTCTCCAAAAAGACGAGAGAGGCGATCACCCAAAAGAAGACTTAGGAGTTTATCTCCCACTTCATCAACTCCTAAAATTGCAAAGACACGTCAGATCGGCCCTAAGCAGTCTCACGTTGAGGAAGGCACACAAGCAGCAAGAGATGAAAGAAATTCCAATAAGAGAAATGTTAAACAAGAGGTGCGAGATCCAAGGAGGGTGAAAAAAGCCCAAGAAGACAGGCCCCAAGAAACAGCAAGCCAGCATTCGACAAAAGCTTCTCCTGATCCAAAGGAGAATGCAGAAAACTGGCAAGGATCCAAATCAGGCAAGAGGTGGAAATCTGgttgggaagaaaataaaaa CTCACAGCAGAATGAAGAACACCAAGCACTCGGTAAATCCCCTCACCAAAGACACCGGGAAAACTGGCCTGCTGGTAAAGGAATTTTATCACCCCGAgcaccaaagcagcagcaccggTTAAGTGTGGATGCTAATTTACAGATTCCCAAAGAATTGACATCTGCAAGCAAGAGAGAATTACTTAAGAAG GCCAATGAACGCTTAACATCCGGTGAAATAACACAAGATGAGTTCCTCATGGTAGCTCATCAGATCCGACAGCTGTTCCAGTATCAGGAAGGAAAGCACAGATGTAATGTCTGGGATAGCCCGACAGAGGAAAAATGTGgtttgaaaaagaaacctcTTCTATCAGATGCAGAATTAACATATTATGAACATAAGGCTAAACTAAAAAGAACACAAGTTCAGCATTCATTGTCGAGGCTTGATCTGTTGGATCCTGATGATATTTTGGATTATCATTTGCCTGATGCATTGCTTTCTGGGATAGAATGTGAGCAAGCAAAAGCCAAGCGTGGAGTACAGTTTGACAGAAAAGAACCATTTGGAGAAAGGTCAAGGAGACACTCTCCTGTAAGTGGCACTAATAGACCTTTTGCCGATAACCTTTCACCACTTGAGAGTCGGCGAAGACTTGAGGAACAAAATGCTACTAAGGGAGCAAGAGGTTCTAAGAACTTCGATCCTTATGACAGCTGGGGAGAATCAGATGAGTTTAGAGATGCTCTCAGACAACAGGGGAAAAGCACAACAGAGTTCCAGAAAATAGATGGTGATGCAATCTGCAGATTTGATAATCGTGAAGAGAGACAGCTTCTTGGGCAAGCTG GTGTTCGAGAGGAACCAAGATCACCATTCAGCGACCGTTTCAAAAGAGCTAGGTATGAAGATCCAGAGAAAGCACCGTTTCCGGAAAGTCCAGGATCAAGATTTGGAGGCATTGAAGCAAAGCAGAGGATAAGTGCACTAATGGAAGACAGACCTCTATTTGACGGCTCACCGAGACAGGCCACTGCAAGGGTTGGGGTAGATGGACAAGGAAGTCCTTTTGTTGATGGTCCTGCTGCTGGTTCAAGTTCCAGAATTGATGGGCCAGCTGGACAGGCCGCCATGAGATTTGAGGGGCCTTTGGTGGCGGCAGGTGCATCTCAGTTTGATGGACcactggcaggagcaggaggagctggagccctAAGATTTGATGGGCCACCAGGGCAGCTGGCAGGTGCCTTGAGGTTTGAAGGACCCCCAGGACAAGTTGGTGGAGGAGGTCCACTGAGGTTTGAGGGACCTCTTGGGCAGATAGGAGGGCCTTTGCGGTTTGAGGGGCCTGCAGGACAGCCTGTAGGTGGTCCCAGATTTGAAGGACCTGGAGTTGGTCTCAGGTTTGAGGGTCCCCGTGGCCAGCCTTCAGGTGGTCTCAGGTTTGAGGGACCTCATGGTCAACCTATGGGGCCTCGAGGTCAACCAGGGGGTGGTCTCAGGTTTGAGGGACCCCATGGTCAGCCCTTGGGGCCTCATGGTCAACCAGGGGGTGGCCTCAGGTTTGAGGGGCCACATTTACAGCCATTGGGACCCCATGGTCAACCTGGAGGTGGCCTCCGATTTGAGGGGCCACATGGTCAGCCTATGGGGCCACATGGACCATCAGGTGGTGGGCTCAGATTTGAGGGGCCACATGGACCATCAGGTGGTGGGCTCAGATTGGAAGGACCGCATGGTCAGCCAGGTGTAGGTCCTAGGTTGATTGATGGACCAGTACACCAGGGAGCTGGTGGACTTAGATTTGATGGTCCTTTGGGTCGGGCCGGTCCGAGATTTGATGGTTGTCATGCAGCTGGATTTGATGGTCAGCCTGGACAGCTCTCTCTCTTGCAAAGATTTGATGGAATTCATGGACAGCCTGGTCCAAGATTTGAAAGGGCGCCTGGCCAACAGGCACAACCACGATTCGATACAGCCATACCTCAAAGATTTGATGGACCTCACCAGCCAGCCTCTAGATTTGACTTGCCCCTTGGCCTTCAAGGTGCGCGTTTTGAAAATGTAGCTAACCATCCTGCCTCAAGACTAGAAATGTCTTACGGACAAGGCGGTCCATTTGTCGACCATCCCGGCCAGGGCTACAATGGACCATCTCATGGGATGCAGTTCCAGAGGCCTGATCTGTTTGATGGTTCGCCTGGACCAAATTTCAATGGGCCAGGTGGCCCAGGAGCACAGAATTTCCCATTGAGAGGAGCTGGACATTACTTTGATGAAAAAAGTCTTCAGGGTCCTCAATATGGAAACTTCAATAATATGCCAATGGGAAGTAATCAG GTTTCTCTCATGTCTGCTCAACCAGGGCCTTATGGCCAAGGTCAACAGTATTTGCCAAATCCTGGAAGTTTTGTTCAGAATCCTGCAG GAGCCCTTCCACATTCGTATCCTGATAACCACCTTGGGCAGCTTGATGTCAATGAATTGTTTGCTAAACTGTTGTCAACAGGGATCCTCAAACTGTCAAAAACTGATTCCACTTCAGCAC AAGTGAATGAAACATCATCCCAGCCAGCTGCTGAAGAGGAAGACGATGACCAGAATGAAGATCAAAATGTCCCAGACCTCACTAACTTCACAGTTGAAGAACTTAGACA GCGTTATGATAGTGTAATAAATCGACTGTACACTGGAATTCAGTGTTACTCATGTGGAATGAGATTCACTACTTCACAGACAGATGTGTATGCGGATCATTTAGATTGGCATTATCGTCAGAACCGGACAGAAAAAGATGTTAGCAGAAAAATTACACACAGAAGATGGTACTACAGTTTAACA GATTGGATTGAATTTGAAGAAATAGCCGATTTAGAGGAGCGTGCAAAGAGCCAGTTCTTTGAAAAAGCTCACGAAGAGGTTGTGTTGAAGACACAAGAAGCTGCGAAAGAGAAGGAGTTTCAGAGTGTCCCTGCGGGACCAGCTGGAGCAGTTGAG AGCTGTGAAATTTGCCAAGAGCAATTTGAACAGTAttgggatgaggaagaggaagagtgGCATCTGAAGAATGCTATCAGAGTAGATGAAAAG